The following are encoded in a window of Thermodesulfovibrionales bacterium genomic DNA:
- a CDS encoding nucleotidyltransferase family protein produces MSAIEILKMHDSTIKEKFHVLRIGVFGSFARGEEKDDSDIDVLIEFEERYETFDNFMDLKYFLEDLFGRKVDLVTMDALRPQLKDDILREVLYA; encoded by the coding sequence ATGAGTGCAATAGAAATCTTGAAAATGCATGACAGCACCATCAAAGAGAAATTTCATGTCCTGAGGATTGGCGTATTCGGGTCTTTCGCGAGGGGCGAAGAGAAGGACGACAGTGATATCGACGTTCTCATCGAATTTGAGGAGCGATACGAGACTTTCGATAATTTTATGGATCTCAAGTACTTCCTTGAAGATCTATTCGGCAGAAAAGTGGACCTTGTGACGATGGATGCGCTCAGGCCACAGCTAAAGGACGATATTTTACGAGAAGTCTTATATGCGTAG